Proteins found in one Sporosarcina jeotgali genomic segment:
- a CDS encoding FecCD family ABC transporter permease, which produces MIQSAVLRKQRLLLIVFSLLTVGTAVAAIALGPASVDPARIFPALFGNGTFKEEFVLFSVRLPRIAITFLAGAALALSGSILQGITRNDLADPGIIGINAGAGASIAVFFLFVPVEAGAFVYLMPIVGFVGAFVTAFLIYLFAYDKKTGMQPIRLVLTGVGFSLALSGVMIVLTSTADRDKVDFISKWLAGNIWGSDWPFVIALLPWLMILVPFALYKASRLNVLGLSESVAIGIGVSVERERIILLITAVALAASAVSVTGGIAFVGLMAPHIAKSLIGPRSQLYLPIAILLGGWLLLLSDTIGRNVSSLGIIPAGLVVSLIGAPYFIYLLLRK; this is translated from the coding sequence ATGATTCAATCTGCAGTTTTAAGAAAACAACGTTTGTTATTGATTGTTTTCAGCCTTCTTACTGTTGGAACAGCAGTTGCAGCCATTGCACTTGGGCCGGCATCAGTAGATCCTGCCCGAATCTTCCCAGCACTTTTTGGAAATGGTACTTTTAAAGAGGAATTCGTATTATTTTCAGTTCGGTTACCTCGCATTGCTATCACGTTCTTAGCAGGCGCAGCACTTGCACTCTCTGGTTCAATTCTTCAAGGGATTACACGAAATGACTTAGCCGACCCTGGAATTATAGGCATTAACGCTGGGGCCGGGGCTTCAATTGCCGTATTCTTTCTTTTTGTGCCTGTGGAGGCAGGTGCGTTTGTCTATTTGATGCCGATTGTCGGTTTCGTTGGTGCTTTTGTTACCGCATTTCTCATCTATCTTTTTGCGTATGATAAAAAGACAGGCATGCAGCCAATTCGATTGGTGTTAACAGGCGTGGGGTTCTCTTTAGCACTTTCCGGGGTTATGATCGTCCTTACTTCTACAGCGGATCGTGACAAAGTAGATTTCATTTCAAAATGGCTGGCAGGAAATATTTGGGGATCTGATTGGCCGTTTGTCATTGCTCTTCTTCCCTGGCTAATGATTCTTGTCCCTTTCGCTTTGTATAAAGCGAGTCGATTAAACGTGTTGGGACTAAGTGAATCTGTTGCCATCGGAATCGGTGTTTCAGTTGAGCGAGAGCGCATTATTCTTCTCATTACTGCTGTAGCACTTGCAGCTTCGGCCGTATCCGTTACTGGAGGAATTGCATTCGTCGGGCTAATGGCTCCACACATTGCCAAGTCATTAATTGGTCCGCGGAGTCAGCTCTATCTTCCCATCGCCATTCTGCTAGGGGGCTGGCTGCTATTGCTTTCGGATACTATCGGCAGAAATGTATCCAGCTTAGGGATAATCCCAGCAGGGTTAGTCGTTTCTTTAATAGGCGCTCCCTATTTTATTTATTTATTGTTACGAAAATAA